GAGCGCGTGGTCGGCCTTCAGCAGGTAGGCGACGCCGCCCTTGCCCGACTGCGAGTTCACGCGGATGACGGCCTCGTAGCTGCGGCCGAGGTCGCGCGGGTCGACGGGCAGATACGGCACGGCCCACTCGAGTTCGCCGAGGGCGACGCCGCGGCGCTCCGCCTCGACGTCCATGGCCTCGAAACCCTTCTTGATCGCGTCCTGGTGCGAGCCGGAGAACGCCGTGTAGACGAGGTCGCCGGCCCACGGGTGACGCTCGGGCACGGGCAGCTGGTTGCAGTACTCGACGGTGCGCTTGACCTCGTCGACGTCGGAGAAGTCGATCTGCGGGTCGATGCCCTGCGTGAACAGGTTGATGCCCAGGGCGACGAGGTCGACGTTGCCGGTGCGCTCGCCGTTGCCGAAGAGGCAGCCTTCGATGCGGTCGGCGCCGGCCAGGTAGCCGAGCTCGGCGGCGGCAACCGCGGTGCCGCGGTCGTTGTGCGGGTGCAGCGAGAGGATGACGTTCTCGCGGTGCGCGAGGTGCCGCGACATCCACTCGATCGAGTCGGCGTACACGTTGGGCGTGGCCATCTCGACGGTCGCGGGCAGGTTGATGATGACCTTGCGCTCGGGCGTCGGCTCGAAGATCTCGATGACCTGGTTGCAGACGTCGACGGCGAACTCGAGCTCGGTGCCGGTGTAGCTCTCGGGCGAGTACTCGTAGTAGACGGTGGTGCCCGGAATCGTCGCTTCCATCTCACGGCACTTGCGCGCACCGTGCAGGGCGATGTCGATGATGCCCTGCTGGTCGGTGCGGAAGACGACCTCGCGCTGCAGGATGCTCGTCGAGTTGTAGAGGTGCACGATGGCCTGCTTCGCGCCGGCGATCGACTCGTAGGTGCGCTCGATGAGGTGGTCGCGCGCCTGCGTCAGCACCTGGATGGTGACGTCCTCGGGAATCGCGTTCCCTTCGATGAGGCTGCGCACGAAGTCGAAGTCGGTCTGGCTCGCCGAGGGGAAGCCGACCTCGATCTCCTTGTAGCCCATCTTGACCAGGAGGTCGAACATGATGCGCTTGCGCTCGGGGCTCATCGGGTCGATGAGGGCCTGGTTGCCGTCACGCAGGTCGACGGCGCACCAGCGCGGTGCGACCTCGATGCGCTTCGACGGCCACGTGCGATCGGGCAGGTCGACGCGGATCTGCTCGTGGAACGGGCGGTAGCGATGCACGGGCATCGACGACGGCTGCTGGGTGTTCTGCATGGGGTGCTCTTCTCGCTTACGGATGGGTTTCAGCCGACGACGAACTCCGCAGCGAGGGAGGCCTGAGACTAGGACTCGCTGCGGCAGCTAAGGAGAAGCAGGCCGTGAAGCACACGCCAAGGCTAACACCGAGGACGACCGGCTGCGCAAACATGACGGAACGAGCGGATGCCTCCCCCGACGCATCCGCTCGTTCCGTTCCCCTCAGCACCCCGCGGCGGCACTCCCTAGTCGACCGCGAGGGCGACCACCGGCGAGACGCGCATCGCGCGCCGTGCCGGAGCGATGGAGGCGACGAGCGTCAGGACGCCCGCGGCCACGAGCAGACCGCCGAACAGCGCCCACGGAATGCCCGGGAGCACAAACGTCGGCTCCCCCTGCGCACCGCCGAGCAGTGCCTGCGCACCCGCCCAGCCGTAGCCGAAGCCGAGCACGATGCCGGTGGCGGTGGCCGCGAGCGTGAGGGCGGCGCTCTCGACGACGATCATGTGACGCAGCTGCCGACGGTCGAAGCCGAGCGCGCGCAACAGGCCGAGCTCGCGCGTGCGCTGCATGACGCTCAGCGACAGGGTGTTCACCATGCCGATCGCGGCGATGAGGGCGCTGAACCCGATGAGCACCGTGAAGACCGCGACGGTGACGTTCAGCATCTCGTCGATGCCGGCGTACATCTCGGGCTGTGCTCGTTGCGCGGCGACGAGCATCGCCCGGTACGACTCCATCGTCACCGAGAACGTGGTCACGAGGGTGACGCCGATCACGAGGCCGATGGTCATGCGCGAGCTCCGCTCGGGGTGGCGCACGGCGTTCTCGGCGGCGAGGCGGGCCGCCGGCGAGGCACCGAAGAGCCGGCCGACGATGCGCAGCACCGGGGGCATCACGACGTGTGCGCCGAGCACGATGCCCGTGAACGAGACGAGACCGCCGACCATGCCGACGAGCACGCCGTACGGTTCGGTCAGACCCCAGACCACGCCGGCGACCAGCAGGCCGATGCCCACGACGAACAGCACGAGGGCGGTGATGTTGCGCCCACGACGACGGCCGAGCTCCTCGCGGTCCTGCTCGTTGGCGTTGCCGATGGCCTGGATCGGCCGCACTCGCAGCACCCGGCGCGAGCCGACCCACGAGGCGAGCCACGTGGTGATCACGACGGCGATCGCCGGCAGCACGATCATCGCGTTCAGGTAGTCGTAGTCGGTGGCGGGCATGAGGTCGTTCGCGACGGCCAGCTGCTCGATGCCGAAGGCGATCGCGGTGCCGGCGATGACGCCGATCGCCGCCCCGATGAGGCCCACGAGCAGCCCCTCACGGGCGATCTGTGCGCGCTGAGCCCGGGCGCTCGAGCCGATGAGGCGGAGCAGGGCGATGAGCCGTGTGCGACCGGCAACGACGGTCGAGACGGTGTTCGCCGTGACGATCGCGCTCACGTAGACCGCGATCACGATGAACACGACGGCGACGATGCCGAGCATCAGCGCGACCGTGGTGCTCTCGCCGGTCACGTCGTCGGCGGCGATCGCAGCGGCGAGCAGCCCGGTGATGTGCAGCAGCGCGACCCCGAAGGTGCCGGCAAGGGCGGCGACGAGGAGCGTCGGCCACTGGTCCTTCAGTCGCGTGTGCATCAGGCGGCGACCTCCATCGAGAGCATGAACGAGGAGATCTCCTCGGCGCTCGAACGACCCGAGTCGCGCACGATGCGACCGTCAGCGAGGTAGAGGATGCGGTCGGCATGGCTCGCGGCGACGGGGTCGTGCGTGACCATGGCGATCGACTGGCCATAGCGCGCGCTCGCCGCGGCGAGGAGGCCGAGCACCTCGCGCCCG
The DNA window shown above is from Agromyces cerinus and carries:
- the leuA gene encoding 2-isopropylmalate synthase — protein: MQNTQQPSSMPVHRYRPFHEQIRVDLPDRTWPSKRIEVAPRWCAVDLRDGNQALIDPMSPERKRIMFDLLVKMGYKEIEVGFPSASQTDFDFVRSLIEGNAIPEDVTIQVLTQARDHLIERTYESIAGAKQAIVHLYNSTSILQREVVFRTDQQGIIDIALHGARKCREMEATIPGTTVYYEYSPESYTGTELEFAVDVCNQVIEIFEPTPERKVIINLPATVEMATPNVYADSIEWMSRHLAHRENVILSLHPHNDRGTAVAAAELGYLAGADRIEGCLFGNGERTGNVDLVALGINLFTQGIDPQIDFSDVDEVKRTVEYCNQLPVPERHPWAGDLVYTAFSGSHQDAIKKGFEAMDVEAERRGVALGELEWAVPYLPVDPRDLGRSYEAVIRVNSQSGKGGVAYLLKADHALDLPRRLQIEFSGVVQAKTDAEGGEVSSDEIWRVFNDEYLPAPQERPDEKWGRFELLSLRTESALDGVVNVRVGLRDGDERVEADASGNGPISAFLAVMGAEGVSVQLRDYVEHTLAASGNSLAAAYVELEVEGRVLWGVGIDADISTASLKAVVSAVNRALRSAVPADAEREVVGV
- a CDS encoding ABC transporter permease — its product is MHTRLKDQWPTLLVAALAGTFGVALLHITGLLAAAIAADDVTGESTTVALMLGIVAVVFIVIAVYVSAIVTANTVSTVVAGRTRLIALLRLIGSSARAQRAQIAREGLLVGLIGAAIGVIAGTAIAFGIEQLAVANDLMPATDYDYLNAMIVLPAIAVVITTWLASWVGSRRVLRVRPIQAIGNANEQDREELGRRRGRNITALVLFVVGIGLLVAGVVWGLTEPYGVLVGMVGGLVSFTGIVLGAHVVMPPVLRIVGRLFGASPAARLAAENAVRHPERSSRMTIGLVIGVTLVTTFSVTMESYRAMLVAAQRAQPEMYAGIDEMLNVTVAVFTVLIGFSALIAAIGMVNTLSLSVMQRTRELGLLRALGFDRRQLRHMIVVESAALTLAATATGIVLGFGYGWAGAQALLGGAQGEPTFVLPGIPWALFGGLLVAAGVLTLVASIAPARRAMRVSPVVALAVD